From a single Parambassis ranga chromosome 2, fParRan2.1, whole genome shotgun sequence genomic region:
- the sesn2 gene encoding sestrin-2 isoform X2, translated as MMSEKGVQVPRALVSGPSAFIPAKEILKQGANQDILIESFLSLGRVDHITMVMALHPAYLSCFLRTQHALLELDGPLPRHWRHYITIMAAARHHCSYLVQQHSAGFLEAGGEESWLSGLEHAPTKLSSLQTLNKLLAHRPWLITQQHIQELVCPGADPRWSLAELIHAVVLMAHTHSLCSFVWGCGLNPEPDHIGGYTFQPPSPDHLPRSPHSPAHEEGRQELVDGAMEVEVLMKRMVELQQQEEEYTQEEMATRFERERSESIPTAVVRGAPPDLVLCLVEEPEFRYEDFAPRGEQAPPTMRAQDYSWEDHGFSLVNRLLPDMGQLLDEKFQVVSNLTYHRMAMHEGVDTHTLRKALWNYIHCLYGIRYDDYDYGSVNVLLERSLKVFVKTMACHPEQTSARIYHTFWRHFRHSEKVHANLIVMEARLQAALLYTLRAITHYMR; from the exons ATGATGTCG GAAAAAGGAGTTCAAGTCCCTCGTGCCCTGGTCTCAGGTCCAAGTGCCTTCATCCCTGCAAAAGAG ATATTGAAACAAGGGGCAAACCAGGACATCCTCATTGAATCCTTTCTTTCTCTGGGTCGTGTGGACCATATCACCATGGTGATGGCGCTGCACCCTGCCTATCTTAGCTGCTTCTTGAGGACCCAGCATGCTTTGTTGGAGCTGGATGGCCCCTTGCCCCGTCACTGGAGACATTACATCACCATCATG GCGGCAGCTCGACACCATTGTTCGTACCtggtgcagcagcacagtgctgGCTTCCTGGAGGCCGGAGGGGAGGAGAGCTGGCTAAGTGGCCTTGAGCATGCTCCCACAAAGCTCAGCAGTCTTCAAACACTCAACAAACTGCTGGCACACAGACCCTGGCTCattacacagcagcacatccag GAGCTGGTGTGTCCCGGAGCAGATCCCCGCTGGTCACTGGCTGAGCTCATACACGCTGTGGTCCTGATGGCACACACTCACTCGCTCTGCTCCTTTGTGTGGGGCTGTGGTTTGAACCCTGAACCTGACCACATTGGAGGTTACACCTTTCAACCTCCGTCACCCGATCACCTGCCTCGTAGCCCTCACAGCCCAGCTCATGAGGAGGGCAGGCAGGAA CTGGTTGATGGAGcgatggaggtggaggtgttgATGAAGCGGatggtggagctgcagcagcaggaagaggagtaCACACAGGAGGAGATGGCCACTCGATTTGAAAGGGAGAGAAGCGAGAGCATACCAACAG CGGTGGTGCGGGGAGCTCCACCTGACCTGGTGCTGTGTCTGGTGGAGGAACCAGAGTTCCGATATGAGGACTTTGCCCCTAGAGGAGAGCAGGCACCACCCACTATGAGAGCACAG GACTACTCATGGGAGGACCATGGCTTCTCTCTGGTCAACAGGTTACTGCCAGATATGGGCCAACTTCTGGATGAGAAATTTCAG GTTGTGAGCAACTTGACCTACCACAGGATGGCCATGCATGAaggtgtggacacacacaccttgagaAAAGCTCTGTGGAACTACATCCACTGCCTCTATGGGATACG CTATGACGATTACGACTAcggcagtgtgaatgtgttgttGGAGCGCTCTCTGAAGGTGTTTGTTAAAACCATGGCCTGCCATCCCGAGCAGACCTCAGCGCGCATTTACCACACGTTCTGGAGACACTTCAGACACTCCGAGAAG gTTCACGCAAACCTAATAGTGATGGAAGCCCGGCTACAGGCTGCGCTTCTTTATACGTTAAGAGCCATTACACACTACATGAGATGA
- the sesn2 gene encoding sestrin-2 isoform X1 produces MASKPVAGFTCQANGENRSGRASHSCRHQSESESDTGPSPKTLARLCSRDEEERTAALEELSHGVLVCLGLDRLGSARISKQTLLHLLRLSSSCPLQEVRERATELLRTAQEKGVQVPRALVSGPSAFIPAKEILKQGANQDILIESFLSLGRVDHITMVMALHPAYLSCFLRTQHALLELDGPLPRHWRHYITIMAAARHHCSYLVQQHSAGFLEAGGEESWLSGLEHAPTKLSSLQTLNKLLAHRPWLITQQHIQELVCPGADPRWSLAELIHAVVLMAHTHSLCSFVWGCGLNPEPDHIGGYTFQPPSPDHLPRSPHSPAHEEGRQELVDGAMEVEVLMKRMVELQQQEEEYTQEEMATRFERERSESIPTAVVRGAPPDLVLCLVEEPEFRYEDFAPRGEQAPPTMRAQDYSWEDHGFSLVNRLLPDMGQLLDEKFQVVSNLTYHRMAMHEGVDTHTLRKALWNYIHCLYGIRYDDYDYGSVNVLLERSLKVFVKTMACHPEQTSARIYHTFWRHFRHSEKVHANLIVMEARLQAALLYTLRAITHYMR; encoded by the exons ATGGCCAGCAAACCTGTGGCAGGCTTCACCTGCCAGGCTAATGGAGAAAACCGCTCGGGACGGGCGTCTCATTCATGTCGCCATCAGTCCGAGTCAGAATCCGATACTGGACCGTCGCCGAAAACCTTAGCACGGCTGTGCAGCAGGGACGAAGAGGAGCGGACGGCAGCTCTGGAGGAGCTGAGCCACGGGGTTCTGGTGTGTTTAGGCTTGGACCGGCTCGGTTCGGCTCGGATTAGTAAACAAACTCTCCTGCACCTGCTTCGGCTGTCCAGTTCGTGTCCGCTGCAGGAAGTACGGGAGAGGGCAACCGAGCTGCTGCGGACTGCGCAG GAAAAAGGAGTTCAAGTCCCTCGTGCCCTGGTCTCAGGTCCAAGTGCCTTCATCCCTGCAAAAGAG ATATTGAAACAAGGGGCAAACCAGGACATCCTCATTGAATCCTTTCTTTCTCTGGGTCGTGTGGACCATATCACCATGGTGATGGCGCTGCACCCTGCCTATCTTAGCTGCTTCTTGAGGACCCAGCATGCTTTGTTGGAGCTGGATGGCCCCTTGCCCCGTCACTGGAGACATTACATCACCATCATG GCGGCAGCTCGACACCATTGTTCGTACCtggtgcagcagcacagtgctgGCTTCCTGGAGGCCGGAGGGGAGGAGAGCTGGCTAAGTGGCCTTGAGCATGCTCCCACAAAGCTCAGCAGTCTTCAAACACTCAACAAACTGCTGGCACACAGACCCTGGCTCattacacagcagcacatccag GAGCTGGTGTGTCCCGGAGCAGATCCCCGCTGGTCACTGGCTGAGCTCATACACGCTGTGGTCCTGATGGCACACACTCACTCGCTCTGCTCCTTTGTGTGGGGCTGTGGTTTGAACCCTGAACCTGACCACATTGGAGGTTACACCTTTCAACCTCCGTCACCCGATCACCTGCCTCGTAGCCCTCACAGCCCAGCTCATGAGGAGGGCAGGCAGGAA CTGGTTGATGGAGcgatggaggtggaggtgttgATGAAGCGGatggtggagctgcagcagcaggaagaggagtaCACACAGGAGGAGATGGCCACTCGATTTGAAAGGGAGAGAAGCGAGAGCATACCAACAG CGGTGGTGCGGGGAGCTCCACCTGACCTGGTGCTGTGTCTGGTGGAGGAACCAGAGTTCCGATATGAGGACTTTGCCCCTAGAGGAGAGCAGGCACCACCCACTATGAGAGCACAG GACTACTCATGGGAGGACCATGGCTTCTCTCTGGTCAACAGGTTACTGCCAGATATGGGCCAACTTCTGGATGAGAAATTTCAG GTTGTGAGCAACTTGACCTACCACAGGATGGCCATGCATGAaggtgtggacacacacaccttgagaAAAGCTCTGTGGAACTACATCCACTGCCTCTATGGGATACG CTATGACGATTACGACTAcggcagtgtgaatgtgttgttGGAGCGCTCTCTGAAGGTGTTTGTTAAAACCATGGCCTGCCATCCCGAGCAGACCTCAGCGCGCATTTACCACACGTTCTGGAGACACTTCAGACACTCCGAGAAG gTTCACGCAAACCTAATAGTGATGGAAGCCCGGCTACAGGCTGCGCTTCTTTATACGTTAAGAGCCATTACACACTACATGAGATGA